The Raphanus sativus cultivar WK10039 chromosome 6, ASM80110v3, whole genome shotgun sequence sequence gttagtatatcgataaattaataccaacactattaatttatagagattttactTTACAGTATTGTGAGGAGTGACTTGTTCAAGAAGTTTCAAACTGGTTCTGCAATTTACCATGTTGTCACTGCGTTTATGCTCCCAATTTGATCCCGTTGCATATATGATTTCAGATTGAGTGAATTTGTAAGTTGTAAATTCTagtacactttttttttgttcaaaaaaatatagtaCACTTTTTGGGTACGAAATTTGTTCTTTTCTGCTTAAAATATGAATTCAATCctaaatttgtttatataactgTAATGATACATCTTATCCATGGAATTTCCGGACAACAAATCCGTTAGTTAGTTGATAATTTAATGAGGTGTGAAAAAAGAAGAggtaaaaacagagaaaataaagCATCAAACAGAAGTCAAAGACTCAAAATGCTATTCTGGATTTGCCATGCACTTGCGTATATTATTACTATTACTACACGGTTTCATTAGTTTTAAGATTTGTTCTCTTACAACAACATCAAACTACTCTTTCTGTTTTTGTTCTTGATGTCTCACCCGCCTAAAAACTCATCTTTGttacaagaagaaaaaacagagagattGAAAAACAGAGAACCTCTCcttagatttaagaaaatcatGGAGAGAGTGAGAGCTGgtgagcaagaagaagaaagcaataATTTCAGGATGTTCCATATCGAGAGCATGAAGGATCAAAACTCATCTTCACGGCAAATCAAGAAATGGAACTCTGATTATGCCTTGAGACTTGAAGATCCAGACATTGATGATGAAACTGTTTTCAAGAAAACTGCAGCCTTGAGCTTCCTCCCAATATTACCGTCTCTGGTTAAGGACAAGACGCCTCAGACGTCTGAAGCAACCGACGAAGAGTTAGAGGAAGAAGCAGGCAAGGGAGATCATAACTTTTCTTAGATTAATGAGGCATCTTAGGGTTCCTTAATGGCTTATCTTGAGATTTCTTGGGTATTAAGTTAGGCTATGATGATAGATTTCATTAGATAAAACTATGTGCTTCATTACATACATATTTTGAGGTCTCGTTTGTCGACATATAGGTCTATAGTGAGGTTATAATGAGTTTTCTTGTGTAGTACGTTAGGGTTGGGATGATAGATATCATTAGAGAAAGCTCATGTACTCACATTATATATTCATTTGTTACAGAAAAGGAACAAATGAAAGAAAGGTTTGCAAAACTTCTTCTAGGAGAAGACATGTCAGGAGGAGGCAAAGGTGTTTCATCAGCATTGGCATTATCAAACGCAATCACAAATCTTTCGGCTTCTGCGTTTGGAGAGCAACGGCGTTTAGAGCCCATCTCTGATGATAGAAAAGAACGGTGGAGAAAAGAAATCGGATGGCTTATCTCTGTTACTGATCATATAGTTGAGTTCTCTCCaacacaacaaacaaacaaagatggTTCTTCAATAGAGGTGATGACTACGAGACAGAGAAGAGATCTTATCTCCAACATCCCTGCTCTTAAGAAACTCGATCTGATGCTCACTGTAAGTAAACAGATATACTCCAAATCTGCTTCATGCTTCTGCATCTTCTAAGGTTTACAAACTCTGCAGGATTGTCTTGATCGTTTTAAGGATCAGGATGAGTTTTATTACATCACAACCGATTCTCCTGAGTCTTTAACTAGTAACTCGACCAGGAATGATGATAAATGGTGGCTTCCAACAGTGAAAGTTCCACCAGCAGGCTTATCTGAAACGTCCAAAACGTTTCTACTGAGTCAGAAAGAGTGTGTGAGCCAAGTGCTTGATTCAGCAATGGCCATAAACGCTGAAGTCTTGTCTCAAATGGAGATCCCTGAGAGCTACATCGACTCGCTTCCTAAGGtataaaccctaaccctaaccTAAACATTTTTCTTTGAATGCTACTATGGATCCGTTTTGTTTATGTATCCTTATTGatgtcctttttttttgtctttacaGAAAGGGAGAGCTAGTCTTGGAGACACAATCTACAGAATGTTAACTTTAGACATGTTTGATGCAGAGCAGTTCCTTCTTGAGATGGATTTATCATCTGAGCACAAGATACTCGAACTAAAGAACAAAATCGAAGCTTCGGTTGTGATATGGAAGAGAAAGATAGTGCAGAAAGACAACAAGTCGTCGTCTCCATTTAGTACCAATCTGAGTATGGAGAAGAGACAATTACTAGAAGAAAGAGCAGGAACCATCTTGTTTCTTCTCAAACAAGTTTTCCCAGTGATCTCTCAATCCACACTTGACATCAGCAAGATACAATTCAACAAAGTAatcaatcacaaaaaaaaaattaaacatcatTTTACTTGTTTGTGTTCTGTCTTAAAAAAGTCTGTTAAATTGCAGGATATAGGGTTGGCTATAGTGGAGAGTTATTCAAGAGTTCTTGAAAGCTTGGCGCACACGGTACTTTCAAGAATAGAAGATGTTCTTGAAGCTGATCAGGTAACACAGGACCCTGATGTCGCGGTTTGTAAGAGAGATATAGTGAAGGAAACAGAGAGTCCTcggaaggaagaagaaaaggacTTTTGTCTTTTGGAGGAGAGACCTAAAAAGAGCAAATCGGCCATTTCACTTTCACAGGTAATGCAATGGAACATGGAAGACCATGAGCAACCGAAGAAAGAAAAGAACGAAACACCATTCAAAGATTCAAGCAAGAAACTGTTGACCAGAGTGTCAAGCATGATCAACAAGAAGACTAGTTCTTATCTTGAATCTCTTGGAACAACAAAAAGTCCAAGAGTAGGGAGATACTcttgagaaaataatatttcttttgttaACTAGGGAAAGAATAACGTTTTTAATGTAAGAAAAAAAGCAGAACATACATATAATCATATAAAGAGTCTGAAAGCATTGAGAAATGGTTATGGGAAGGTAACAAACATTGCATGAATCTAAATCAGAGTTTGCCGCGAGGACCAAGCTTAGGCTTCTCCTGAGGACCTCTCTTGATGGGAATAACATCGCCAGTGGACGAAGCGCTGACATAAGTAAGCAAAGATCCTCCTCCAAGAATCAAGAATTTGAAGAGCAATTCTCTCTTTGTGAATGGTGCAACGAATGTCTCAAAAAACTTGCTCTACAAGTAAGCAAAGAAGAAGAGTATCTTTCACAATAGTACTGTTCGAAGTATAAAAAATCTATGTCAAGTTTTTGATATGGATAAACCTGAAGAGGGTTGTAAGGAGAAGGATCATCAGAGCCGTATAGATCCCATTGACCAGTTGTGTTTCCCAAATCTTCCCAAGTCAAAGTAGACACTCTTGTCTCCATACTTGGCTACCACGGCACCAGACCTAGTAAAGATGAAGAACAACCTCAAGCTAATTGATTACAAGATAGGAAACTACCAGAATTATATTTTCATCACCAGTGTACGTATATTTACGTTAATGTGCTAAACCACACTAACGTAaattaatagataaataaagAGCTTTCATCACCTGATGGATTTGGGTTTGATGCTTAGGCTGGAAGGCTTGAAGGGGAGCTTGGCTCCAGCGAGTGAGCTGCCGCCGAGGCCCTTTGTGGCGGCAGATGGTTTCACGGTGGCGACGCTTGCAAGAGACGCCATGAGCCCATGAGTTTCgttcactaattttttttttgtggggtAACAATAGGTGCATTTGgtcataataaattaataagtgGACTTTGGTCTTTTTCTGACACGAGGCAAACAGCAATCTCTCTTGAAGATTTGCTTATGCCAATTGGAAAATACCACGTGGAATCTAGTTAGATAAGACAATCTTATATGGTTCTAACATGACTTCTAGTTTTCGATCCCTTCATTTCTAATTGTTCttggaaaaaataataaaatatgctCAAATGCATTTTAGAGTTACGAAAAAACCAGCCGATCGCAAGTTCTATCAACCGCCGCCTCTATAGGTGTTATCAGGGTTGGGTGTCACTATTTTTTTCCCTCGGTAACTTAAATCTCGAGAAAATGTTATAAATCATCAAATAAATAGCTCACTTTGgacacaaaaaataataattaaataaccGTGTGTCAAACTTGGCTTCCATCAGTGGTTTAGTAGACGGCAAAATGCATTTTGTTTCCTATATTTTATGACTAGAATAAGCCCGTCCTACGGACGGGAAGtagattaataaataatttagataatcaaaataaatatttaatatgagttgttattattaaaaaagatatatatttgttaaaaattatgttattgGACTTGAAGACTAAATAAGccatattatctaaaaatttgGAGATGCTTTTTAAAAAGACCTTAACCCACCTTCGAAACGTgggatctatactattatttgcgaagtgatttttcgaaCAATATAATGAAACATACAGTGTATCTAGGGTAAgctaatgaataaaaaaaatacattctattgattttttcaattaattcagcatttattttcattgtttactattgttttaactttttattttatcacttaaaaatcaaatattttcacaataaaaattgttttacttTGATGTTGGTCTTAATTCTATATTGAATTTGATAGTAAGTagattattttttcaaaatatagttatttgtt is a genomic window containing:
- the LOC108807658 gene encoding rop guanine nucleotide exchange factor 13-like, whose product is MERVRAGEQEEESNNFRMFHIESMKDQNSSSRQIKKWNSDYALRLEDPDIDDETVFKKTAALSFLPILPSLVKDKTPQTSEATDEELEEEAEKEQMKERFAKLLLGEDMSGGGKGVSSALALSNAITNLSASAFGEQRRLEPISDDRKERWRKEIGWLISVTDHIVEFSPTQQTNKDGSSIEVMTTRQRRDLISNIPALKKLDLMLTDCLDRFKDQDEFYYITTDSPESLTSNSTRNDDKWWLPTVKVPPAGLSETSKTFLLSQKECVSQVLDSAMAINAEVLSQMEIPESYIDSLPKKGRASLGDTIYRMLTLDMFDAEQFLLEMDLSSEHKILELKNKIEASVVIWKRKIVQKDNKSSSPFSTNLSMEKRQLLEERAGTILFLLKQVFPVISQSTLDISKIQFNKDIGLAIVESYSRVLESLAHTVLSRIEDVLEADQVTQDPDVAVCKRDIVKETESPRKEEEKDFCLLEERPKKSKSAISLSQVMQWNMEDHEQPKKEKNETPFKDSSKKLLTRVSSMINKKTSSYLESLGTTKSPRVGRYS